The Candidatus Hydrogenedentota bacterium genome contains the following window.
CCCGGCGGCCTAGTCTTCGGGCTCACGCCAGCCCGGCGGTTGGAACGGAAGACAAGGCCAGCGGGACGCTGGCGGTACGGCAGGGACAGAAGACACGGCAGGCGGGACGCCTGCGCTAGTGCGGCGGGCAGGCGGGGGCTGTTCCGTGGCGCCGCCGTCCCGGCGGCCTTGTCTTCGGGCGCACGGCGGACCGGCGGCCGGGAAGCGCTTCCACGGCGCAGACACCCGGCCTTCCCGTCATTCCCGCGCACGCGGGAATCCATCCTGGGTCGGCGGGTGACGCCACGCGCCAAGGCATGAGCCCCCGCTTTCGCGGGGGTGACGGGGGTGTGGGTGACCGGCGTGACGCTTGCGCTGCGGCAGGGCGGAAGACAGGGCCAGCGAGACGCTGGCGGTACGGCAGGGACAGAAGACACGGCAGGCGGGACGCCTGCGCTACGGTAGGCAGAAGACAGGGCCAGCGGGACGCTGTCGGTACGGGGGCGGGCAGGCGGTGTCGGTCAGCCCACGGTGTAGGGGGCGCGCTGGGGACGGTCCACGTGCTTGTTGGCCTCCTCGTCGTCGAAGCGCTCGGCGACGGGGTCCCATTTGAGCGGGCGGCCGACCCAGCGGGCGATGTTGCCGAGGTGGCAGACGGTGGTGGAGCGGTGGCCAATCTCCACATCGGTGACGGGGAGTTCGCGGGAGCGGATGCAGGCCTCCCAGTGGCCCAGGTGGTCCTCGCGGCCGTTGGCCTTGCCGGCGATGTCCCCGGCGAGCTGTTTGCCGAGTTCGGGGGGATCGGTGCGGAAGATGCCCCGGTCAATCTCGAGGGTGCCGCCCTCGCAGATGAATTTGCCGCCGCCGTCGCGGCCCTGGCCGTCGAGATGGACAACGACGCCGCTGGCGTAGCGCATGTGCACGGGGTCGGTCAGGCCCTTGCCGTCGGCCCACACCTCGACGGGGCCGGAGGCGTCCATGCCGAGGGCCCACTGGATCTGGTCGAGGCCGTGGGCGCCCCAGCCGGTCATCTCGCCGCCGGAGAAGGGGGTGAAGGAAATCCAGCCGAGTGGCCGCCCCTGGGCGTCCTTGCGGCCGTTGGCGCGCGGCAGGAAAAGGTCCTCATGGTAGGGGAGCACGGGGGCCTGGCCGCTCCAACGGTCCCAGTCGAGCCCCTCGGGCAGGGGCTGCTCCGGCAGGTCGCAGGCCCACGGGCTGGGGTAGTTGGCGGCGTGCACCTCGCGCACGGCGCCGAGCTTCCCCTCGCGGATGAGCGCGCAGGCGACCCGGTTGGGTTCCATGGACCGCTGCTGGCTGCCCGTCATGACGATGCGTTTGTGCTCGCGGGCGGCGTCGGACATGAGCCGCCCCTCGCGGATGGTGAGGGTCATGGGCTTCTCGACATAGACGTCCTTGCCCGCGCGGCAGGCGTCTATGGAGGGCTGGGCGTGCCAGTGGTCCGGCGTGGCCACGACCACGGCGTCAATGCCGGGGTCGGCCAGCAGCTCGCGGTAGTCCGTGAAGACCTTCCAGCCCTTGTCACTGAACTTCTTCAGCCGGGGCTGGAAGACATCCGCCGCAGCGACGCCCTCCATGCCCTTGGAAAGTTTCAGCAGGTCCTGGCAGCGGCGCCCCACGCCGATAAAGCCGACCTGAATGCGGTCGTTGGCGCCGAACACGCGGCGGGGCAGAATGAGGGGAAACACGGAAGCGGCCAGCGCGCCGCGCAGAAACGCGCGGCGGCCCATGCGGCGGGGGTCAGACATGACATACCTCTCCTGATGGCGTCCGAAAACAGAAACACCCATCCCCGCCCCGCAGGAGCGGTGAGAAACCCTTGTGGTCCGCGAAGAAGGGACTAGTCCAGGTGGGACGCGTTCTTGCCCTTCATCGAGACGATCTCAATGACGAAGCCGAACACGCGGTCCAGAATGCCCAGCACCGCCTCGTCGTCATGCGCCTTCACCACAGTGACCCGCCGAAGATGCTTCATGGTTCTTCTCCCGTCCGGCCGGAACGGTGCCCGGTCCGGAATCATGCGTTTTCCACCCGCCCAGCGTAGCACAGCGGCGAAAAAAGGTCAAGCGCGACCCGGGGCGTTCCGCCTTCGCACCCATCGAAGACCTGAATCGCCAATTGAAGCCTGTCCCCTGCCGGGTGAGACAGCAGGAAGAGGGCGCCGCCTGGCGCGCCCGGACACGGACACGAGAACCACCGATTATCCCGCGATTCGGGTTATTCGATGGGTTCCGCGGCGACGGGCAGCTCGATGCGGAGACGGGTCCAGCGGTCGGTGCGGAAGACGGCCCAGGTGAGCAGGAGGCGGGCGGTCTGCGTGACGACCAGGGTCATCCAGACGGCCCGGGGGGTGAGCATGCCCGCCCAGGCCAGCGCCTGGCACACCCCGACGAGAATGACGATCTGCGTCATGAAGGCGATGAACATGGGCAGCTTGGTCTCGCCCGCGC
Protein-coding sequences here:
- a CDS encoding Gfo/Idh/MocA family oxidoreductase gives rise to the protein MSDPRRMGRRAFLRGALAASVFPLILPRRVFGANDRIQVGFIGVGRRCQDLLKLSKGMEGVAAADVFQPRLKKFSDKGWKVFTDYRELLADPGIDAVVVATPDHWHAQPSIDACRAGKDVYVEKPMTLTIREGRLMSDAAREHKRIVMTGSQQRSMEPNRVACALIREGKLGAVREVHAANYPSPWACDLPEQPLPEGLDWDRWSGQAPVLPYHEDLFLPRANGRKDAQGRPLGWISFTPFSGGEMTGWGAHGLDQIQWALGMDASGPVEVWADGKGLTDPVHMRYASGVVVHLDGQGRDGGGKFICEGGTLEIDRGIFRTDPPELGKQLAGDIAGKANGREDHLGHWEACIRSRELPVTDVEIGHRSTTVCHLGNIARWVGRPLKWDPVAERFDDEEANKHVDRPQRAPYTVG